Proteins encoded within one genomic window of Rhodothermales bacterium:
- the argB gene encoding acetylglutamate kinase translates to MSSGDESHGDGVVVIKIGGAILSQPLDTFWDGVAEMMRTRRVIIVHGGGPEATRVARMIGHEPRIVRGRRVTTEIDLEIMQWVTRGSLNTRLVGQAIAHGLRPVGLCGADAGMVVVERRPPWVIDGHEIDFGLVGDIVEVQPGLLLKLLDDAYLPILAPICVDNLGRLYNVNADTVASAIAEHTNARSLLMVTETGGLRRHADDPASILGACDRSVYASGLADGWISGGMQVKLHVALEALKVGIPEVWIVAPDDLLTRATATRIVDPQ, encoded by the coding sequence ATGTCGAGTGGCGACGAATCTCACGGTGATGGCGTGGTTGTCATCAAAATCGGCGGAGCGATCCTCAGTCAGCCGCTCGACACGTTCTGGGACGGCGTTGCCGAGATGATGCGCACGCGTCGCGTGATTATTGTCCACGGCGGCGGTCCAGAGGCTACGCGTGTTGCACGCATGATCGGCCACGAACCCCGCATCGTACGGGGGCGGCGCGTGACGACTGAGATCGATCTCGAAATCATGCAATGGGTGACGCGTGGATCGCTCAATACGCGACTTGTCGGTCAGGCGATTGCTCACGGACTGCGACCCGTCGGGCTCTGCGGCGCAGATGCCGGAATGGTGGTCGTCGAACGGAGGCCGCCGTGGGTGATCGACGGTCACGAAATCGACTTCGGGCTCGTCGGTGATATCGTCGAGGTACAACCCGGCCTGTTGCTCAAACTGCTGGACGACGCCTATCTCCCCATCCTGGCGCCCATCTGCGTGGACAATCTGGGACGACTTTACAATGTCAACGCCGACACCGTCGCCAGCGCAATCGCAGAGCACACGAATGCACGATCGCTCTTGATGGTTACCGAGACGGGCGGGCTTCGACGACACGCCGACGATCCGGCTTCTATTCTCGGCGCGTGCGACCGCTCGGTGTACGCATCCGGGCTTGCCGACGGATGGATCTCGGGCGGGATGCAAGTGAAACTGCATGTCGCACTCGAAGCGCTCAAGGTCGGCATACCGGAGGTGTGGATCGTTGCACCGGACGACCTTCTGACCCGTGCAACCGCCACGCGCATCGTGGACCCGCAATGA
- a CDS encoding N-acetylornithine carbamoyltransferase: MSKDLLGWHLLPREDWDRALSAALDHKRMGRVTSTVASGRGICLMFFNSSLRTRTSMEVAAAQLGAHVSTVTPGSGVWGLSFEDGAVMDGAEAEHVREAAGVLSRYYDAIGVRLFASLSNLEQDRSDRLIERFAAGADVPVVNLESAFWHPCQELADAATISSHFEGHTAGKKLVLAWSYHPKALPMAVPNSAVMMAARLGMHITIARPEGYALDPSVMSMAGDAAASSGGSLQESTDRLAAFEGADVVYAKGWAGSGVYVNADVEAERRRGLTEWRTTADAMRRTNRAAFMHCLPVRRNVVVDDAVLDGHDAIHLLQAEFRLHAQKAILEMIWDLDHNAR, translated from the coding sequence ATGAGCAAGGACCTGTTGGGCTGGCATCTGTTGCCGCGGGAAGACTGGGATCGTGCGCTGAGTGCGGCACTGGATCACAAGAGGATGGGACGTGTGACCTCCACGGTCGCGAGCGGCCGGGGCATCTGTCTGATGTTTTTCAACTCTTCACTCCGGACAAGAACATCGATGGAGGTGGCGGCGGCGCAACTTGGCGCGCACGTCTCCACGGTCACCCCGGGCAGCGGTGTGTGGGGTCTGTCGTTCGAGGACGGCGCCGTGATGGATGGGGCTGAGGCCGAGCACGTCCGCGAGGCGGCGGGTGTACTTTCGCGCTACTACGATGCAATCGGTGTGCGGCTGTTCGCTTCGCTGTCGAACCTCGAACAGGACAGGTCGGACCGGCTAATTGAACGGTTTGCGGCGGGCGCTGACGTCCCGGTTGTGAACCTCGAATCCGCGTTCTGGCATCCGTGTCAGGAGCTTGCAGACGCGGCGACAATCTCGTCGCATTTCGAAGGTCATACCGCTGGAAAGAAGCTTGTGCTTGCGTGGAGCTACCACCCGAAAGCCCTGCCGATGGCCGTCCCGAACTCTGCCGTGATGATGGCGGCCCGGTTGGGCATGCACATCACGATAGCCCGACCCGAGGGGTATGCGCTGGATCCCTCCGTCATGAGTATGGCCGGTGACGCAGCGGCCTCGAGCGGCGGTTCTCTCCAGGAGTCGACGGATCGTCTGGCAGCCTTCGAGGGCGCCGATGTGGTCTATGCGAAGGGGTGGGCCGGCTCCGGTGTGTATGTGAACGCTGACGTCGAGGCGGAGCGACGCCGGGGACTGACCGAGTGGCGAACCACTGCCGATGCGATGCGCCGGACGAATCGCGCTGCATTCATGCATTGTCTTCCGGTCCGCCGCAACGTCGTCGTAGATGACGCGGTCCTCGACGGCCACGACGCGATTCATTTGCTCCAGGCCGAGTTTCGGTTGCACGCGCAGAAGGCCATTCTGGAAATGATCTGGGATCTGGATCACAATGCACGGTAG
- a CDS encoding aspartate aminotransferase family protein, protein MKTSQIIQLEDAVQMPTYSKYPLAAVRGEGCYIWDADGNRYIDFYGGHCVTPLGHCPESVVQAVSEQVRQLIFYSNVVYSPVRARAADLMRKVSPPGVDRVFFCNSGTEANETALKLARTFTGRRGVISFQGAFHGRTLGSLATTWNPKYREPYAGVLPPTHFVPLNDIDLVRGLVERAGDIAAVIVEPIQSMAGVIEATSEFLGEVRTLCSTFGVALIFDEIQTGVGRTGTFSISEQFGVEPDLITMAKSLASGIPVGAVLASSAIADTVKPGDQGTTFGGGMIAMAALEATVGTIVREGLMGRARTVFDRIKEELSPHVRSVRGRGCLIGVELGVPASDVVRALRGSGVLVGGSGDEYTIRLMPPLNTPVDVLEEFFTIFRKVIAGIEETRQA, encoded by the coding sequence ATGAAGACGTCGCAGATCATACAGCTCGAGGACGCGGTTCAGATGCCCACGTACTCGAAGTATCCGCTTGCCGCCGTTCGTGGCGAAGGCTGCTACATCTGGGATGCGGACGGCAACCGGTACATCGATTTCTACGGTGGCCACTGCGTCACACCGCTCGGGCACTGCCCGGAGTCCGTCGTGCAGGCGGTTTCGGAGCAGGTGCGCCAGCTCATTTTCTACTCGAACGTCGTGTACAGTCCGGTGCGCGCGCGGGCTGCAGACCTGATGCGAAAGGTGAGTCCTCCGGGCGTCGATCGGGTGTTCTTCTGCAATTCCGGGACGGAGGCCAACGAGACGGCCCTCAAATTGGCGCGCACGTTTACGGGTCGCCGCGGCGTGATTTCGTTCCAGGGCGCCTTTCACGGGCGAACCCTGGGTTCGCTCGCCACCACCTGGAATCCTAAATACAGAGAACCGTACGCGGGTGTGTTGCCACCGACTCATTTTGTGCCTCTCAACGATATCGACCTGGTGCGCGGCCTGGTCGAGCGTGCCGGGGACATCGCCGCGGTGATCGTCGAACCGATACAGAGCATGGCAGGTGTCATCGAGGCGACGTCCGAGTTCCTGGGCGAAGTGCGCACACTCTGCAGCACTTTTGGCGTGGCACTCATCTTCGATGAGATTCAGACCGGCGTCGGACGCACGGGTACGTTCTCGATCTCCGAGCAGTTCGGTGTTGAACCTGATCTGATTACGATGGCGAAGAGCCTGGCATCAGGGATTCCGGTCGGAGCAGTTCTTGCCAGCAGTGCGATAGCGGATACGGTAAAGCCGGGTGATCAGGGTACCACGTTTGGCGGTGGAATGATTGCCATGGCCGCGCTGGAAGCGACCGTCGGAACTATCGTGCGCGAGGGACTGATGGGTCGGGCGCGCACGGTGTTCGATCGGATCAAAGAAGAGCTGTCTCCGCATGTCAGATCGGTTCGCGGACGAGGTTGCCTCATCGGCGTGGAACTTGGCGTGCCGGCTTCGGATGTTGTTCGCGCCTTGCGCGGAAGCGGCGTGCTTGTCGGCGGTTCGGGTGACGAGTACACGATTCGCTTGATGCCTCCGCTCAACACGCCGGTGGACGTACTGGAGGAGTTCTTTACCATCTTCAGGAAAGTGATTGCTGGGATAGAGGAAACGAGACAAGCATGA
- the argC gene encoding N-acetyl-gamma-glutamyl-phosphate reductase: MNTKVGILHGAGYTGGELIRLLLSHPDVTLSIVTSRAFAGKPLWASHPAVRGTTDLLFTSPEDADLSGVDVVFAAAEHGQGMSAVAALLASGFEGRIIDLSADFRFQDATMYPKLFNFEHTETTLLEQFVYGLPEVAGPYPTGTRFIANPGCFATAITLALWPLTTNLKSVEVRVTALTGASGSGAQPKPTTHFPTRDGNVRAYKVFAHQHQPEIEQTLGPNVDLSFVPVSGPWTRGIWGTAQVMLPDPDTEAAVPAWFDSAYGNRELVRLWPGQLPELRYSVNTPFCDIGWIVNGRRLVVGFAIDNLLKGAASQAVQNMNLIMGIPETRGLLAAGGVTVPSS; this comes from the coding sequence ATGAATACGAAAGTCGGCATATTGCACGGAGCGGGGTACACGGGCGGCGAGTTGATCCGGCTGCTGCTCAGCCATCCGGACGTCACGCTGTCGATTGTCACCAGTCGTGCGTTTGCGGGCAAACCGCTCTGGGCTTCGCACCCGGCCGTTCGCGGAACGACAGACCTCTTGTTCACTTCACCCGAGGACGCCGATCTCTCCGGAGTCGACGTCGTGTTTGCGGCCGCGGAACACGGGCAGGGTATGAGCGCCGTCGCTGCGCTGCTGGCAAGCGGTTTTGAAGGGCGGATCATCGACTTGAGCGCCGATTTCCGGTTTCAGGATGCAACCATGTATCCAAAGTTGTTCAACTTCGAGCACACCGAGACCACTTTGTTAGAGCAGTTCGTTTACGGACTTCCGGAAGTCGCGGGCCCGTACCCGACCGGGACCAGGTTCATCGCCAATCCGGGATGTTTTGCGACTGCGATCACGCTCGCTCTGTGGCCGTTGACCACTAATCTCAAGTCTGTCGAGGTGCGCGTGACGGCCCTGACCGGCGCTTCGGGTTCAGGTGCACAGCCCAAACCTACGACCCACTTTCCGACCCGGGACGGCAACGTGCGTGCCTACAAGGTGTTCGCACACCAGCACCAGCCGGAGATCGAGCAGACGCTTGGCCCCAACGTCGATCTGTCGTTTGTCCCGGTGTCCGGTCCCTGGACTCGCGGTATCTGGGGAACGGCTCAGGTTATGCTTCCGGATCCCGATACCGAGGCGGCGGTTCCCGCCTGGTTCGATTCCGCGTATGGAAATCGCGAGCTTGTGAGATTGTGGCCGGGTCAACTTCCGGAGCTGCGCTACAGCGTCAACACGCCATTCTGCGACATCGGCTGGATCGTGAACGGTCGTCGACTTGTTGTAGGTTTTGCGATCGACAACCTCTTGAAAGGCGCGGCATCTCAGGCTGTCCAGAACATGAATCTGATCATGGGCATTCCAGAGACCCGGGGTCTTCTCGCTGCCGGCGGCGTCACCGTTCCATCATCCTGA
- a CDS encoding DUF1611 domain-containing protein, translated as MLENVFEQKVDHIASSTRRCGLTNVAHCSPYIVSAEGYCVAVRALDHKEVYNQLECVDGTFETISKGDVLIGVLGERQALKGYSGRLPYRIRVGDVLNVLNMGGIIGECTSDHPDLGPALHVEVLGAALVEHDGKKHHARIQDYSLPPVYSLNHSAPIVLVSGTSMNTGKTLAACEIVSGLTARGFRVAAGKATGAALQRDVRNMSERGAVGVASFSDLGVVASTNKQMAPFAKGLIKYLNDEFKPDVIVLELGDGFIGYYGVDELLLDKELQKHVHANIVAATDLAGVWSADQQFRLRYDAKLHIVTGPVTDNAVGKQYIEQVLGITAINAMQNATALNDRLAEIFGESPDRPGMAGTRGEEVAN; from the coding sequence ATGTTAGAAAACGTCTTTGAGCAGAAGGTGGATCACATAGCGTCGAGCACTCGTCGGTGTGGCCTCACGAACGTCGCGCACTGCTCACCATATATCGTATCGGCCGAGGGCTATTGTGTTGCTGTACGCGCGCTTGATCACAAAGAGGTCTACAATCAGCTCGAATGCGTTGATGGCACGTTCGAGACCATCTCGAAAGGTGATGTTCTGATCGGTGTGCTCGGCGAGCGACAGGCACTCAAAGGGTATAGCGGCCGCCTCCCGTACCGGATTCGCGTTGGCGACGTACTCAACGTGCTGAACATGGGTGGAATCATCGGCGAGTGCACGTCAGATCACCCGGACCTCGGGCCGGCACTTCACGTCGAGGTGCTCGGAGCGGCACTCGTGGAGCACGACGGCAAAAAGCATCATGCTCGCATCCAGGACTATTCGCTGCCGCCGGTGTACTCTCTGAATCACTCCGCTCCCATCGTGCTGGTGAGTGGAACGTCCATGAACACGGGCAAGACACTTGCCGCGTGCGAAATCGTCAGCGGCCTGACGGCGAGAGGGTTCCGGGTGGCGGCGGGCAAGGCGACCGGCGCGGCGCTCCAGCGAGACGTTCGTAACATGTCTGAGCGAGGAGCCGTGGGCGTCGCATCGTTCTCTGACCTTGGAGTCGTCGCCTCGACGAACAAGCAGATGGCGCCGTTCGCGAAAGGACTCATCAAGTACTTGAACGACGAATTCAAGCCGGATGTGATAGTGCTCGAACTGGGCGATGGCTTCATCGGATATTACGGGGTCGATGAACTGCTGCTGGACAAGGAACTGCAGAAGCACGTGCACGCGAATATTGTCGCTGCAACGGATCTGGCGGGCGTATGGTCGGCGGATCAGCAGTTTCGCCTGCGATATGACGCCAAACTGCACATTGTCACGGGCCCGGTCACGGACAACGCCGTCGGCAAGCAGTACATCGAACAGGTTCTCGGGATCACAGCGATCAATGCGATGCAGAATGCGACCGCATTGAACGATCGACTGGCCGAGATCTTCGGCGAGAGTCCGGATCGTCCGGGGATGGCCGGCACCCGCGGTGAGGAAGTGGCCAATTAG
- a CDS encoding argininosuccinate synthase: MSLILAFSGGLDTSFCVPFLKESLGEDVITVTVNTGGVTAEDEGVLRERSAELGASHHETLDGRADLFRDHLSYLIKGNVLRGSVYPLCVGPERVVQARHVVACARQVGATRIAHGSTGAGNDQVRFDVAVRILADGLEVLAPIRDHGLSREETTAYLLERGFDVPTKTTAYSINEGLWGTTIGGGETLTTEIPLPDDAYPGTVSPADAPDDGHTLMISFDQGIPIAMNGAAMDAVALIEKLNEIGGRHGVGRDIHVGDTILGIKGRVGFEAPAAAVLIPAHRELEKIVLTKWQRYQKDQLADFYGMMLHEAQYFDPVMRDIEALIDSSQSVVSGDVTLRLRQGRVNIEGCKSPYSLFDRSIATYGETNALWDGRDAEGFSRIVGVQAYLASRVRASAADGASTR; this comes from the coding sequence ATGTCTCTCATTCTGGCATTCAGCGGTGGACTCGACACCTCGTTTTGTGTCCCGTTTCTCAAGGAATCCCTTGGCGAAGATGTGATAACGGTCACGGTCAACACAGGCGGCGTAACAGCCGAAGATGAAGGCGTGCTACGCGAGCGGTCGGCTGAGCTCGGCGCGTCGCATCACGAAACGCTCGATGGCCGCGCCGACCTTTTTCGCGATCATCTGAGTTACCTGATCAAGGGCAACGTTCTCCGGGGAAGTGTCTATCCGCTTTGCGTGGGTCCGGAGAGAGTCGTACAGGCCCGTCACGTTGTTGCCTGTGCACGGCAGGTTGGAGCGACCCGTATTGCGCACGGTTCAACGGGTGCCGGAAACGATCAGGTGCGTTTCGATGTGGCTGTTCGCATCCTCGCTGACGGCCTCGAAGTGCTGGCGCCCATCCGGGATCACGGACTCAGTCGGGAGGAGACGACGGCCTACCTGTTGGAGCGCGGGTTCGATGTTCCGACGAAGACGACCGCCTATTCGATCAATGAAGGATTGTGGGGGACGACCATCGGCGGAGGCGAGACGCTTACAACTGAAATACCATTGCCGGATGACGCGTATCCGGGAACCGTGTCTCCGGCGGACGCGCCCGACGATGGACACACACTGATGATTTCTTTCGATCAGGGAATCCCGATCGCAATGAATGGGGCAGCGATGGACGCTGTTGCTCTTATCGAGAAGCTGAACGAGATCGGCGGCCGTCACGGAGTGGGGCGGGACATCCACGTGGGCGACACGATTCTCGGCATCAAGGGCCGAGTCGGATTCGAAGCGCCGGCTGCTGCCGTTCTGATCCCGGCACATCGGGAGCTGGAGAAGATCGTGCTCACAAAATGGCAGCGTTACCAGAAGGATCAACTGGCCGACTTCTACGGAATGATGCTTCACGAGGCCCAGTACTTCGATCCAGTGATGCGAGACATCGAGGCACTCATCGATTCGTCGCAGTCGGTCGTATCAGGCGACGTGACCCTCAGGCTTCGGCAGGGGCGGGTGAACATCGAGGGATGCAAGAGTCCATACTCTCTGTTTGATCGATCGATTGCCACCTACGGCGAGACGAACGCGCTGTGGGATGGCCGGGATGCTGAAGGATTCAGTCGTATCGTCGGAGTTCAGGCGTATCTGGCGTCGAGAGTTCGTGCATCGGCCGCCGACGGCGCTTCCACCCGTTAG
- a CDS encoding zinc-dependent metalloprotease codes for MKQAVLPSLLISLILVGGCSSGTAIVGESSSATGRKAYGKVITKEAVTDKGLFAVHRVGEDLFFEIPDSLVERDLLLVSRIAQAPANLGAFIVGGSKVGEQVVRWQRIGDRMLLRKRSYASVAADSLPIARSVEVSTFEPILMAFSVETTHPETGSLVVKVNDLFETDVPAISGLSQARRTRFKVSTLDSDRTFVDSVSSFPLNVNVRHTLTFAAKEPPSDTNAGTISMQMFQSMVLLPTVTMRPRTADPRVGYLTVQQVDYGSDELAADTRRYIQRWPLVPTDPEAYARGEIVEPVKPITFYVDPATPDRWRPFVRAGIEDWQTAFESAGFRNAIVARDPSSIADFDAEDVRFSTVRYAASTTRNAIGPRVVDPRSGEIIESDIIWFHNHLRSYRNRLMVETGAANPGARSLTQPDELIGETLRQVIAHEVGHALGFPHNMTASSSFPVDSLRSPTFTSRYGVAPSIMDYARQNYIAQPGDNVTRFVRKIGPYDHYAVEWGYRLLPGLDSEAEEAVLKEWIRARAGDPMYRFAPSQGSDPVDPRTQTEDIGDDPVAAGTYAVANLKRVVARLISWTARPGRGYDDLAELYSELLSAWSRYMRHVQAAVGGVYMTTKTADQPGPVFEVVPRAKQQAAVRFLIENVFRTPTWLQDRQILSRIDDDGTVVRISQLQVSLLNSLLAEGRLGRLAEAEILDSRRAYPLDEFMVEVRRGVWSELEARRPAIDGYRRRLQRAYIERLGVFVRAGSEGEKDVDRAENVLLARSDIPAVARAQLVAIEREVERAAGRAEDDMTRLHLDDVRVRLADLLSRD; via the coding sequence GTGAAACAAGCTGTTCTGCCATCGCTGTTAATCTCACTGATCCTGGTCGGAGGCTGTTCGTCCGGAACGGCGATTGTCGGCGAATCATCCTCGGCCACCGGCCGAAAAGCCTACGGCAAGGTCATCACGAAGGAGGCCGTCACGGATAAAGGCCTCTTCGCGGTCCATCGTGTGGGCGAAGATCTCTTCTTTGAGATTCCAGACTCTCTCGTTGAAAGGGATCTGCTCCTGGTAAGCCGCATCGCGCAGGCTCCGGCCAACCTGGGCGCGTTCATCGTCGGCGGGTCCAAGGTGGGCGAGCAAGTGGTCCGCTGGCAGCGAATCGGGGATCGCATGCTGTTGCGAAAGAGATCCTACGCGAGTGTGGCGGCGGATTCACTGCCCATCGCGCGATCCGTCGAGGTCTCTACCTTTGAACCGATCTTGATGGCCTTCAGCGTCGAGACGACTCATCCGGAGACCGGGTCTCTGGTTGTCAAAGTCAACGATCTCTTCGAGACGGATGTACCGGCGATCAGCGGGCTGTCGCAGGCGAGGCGGACCCGCTTCAAGGTCAGCACTCTCGACAGCGACCGAACGTTTGTCGATTCGGTCTCCAGCTTTCCGCTCAATGTGAACGTTCGCCACACCCTGACCTTTGCGGCCAAGGAGCCTCCGTCCGACACGAATGCAGGCACCATCTCGATGCAGATGTTCCAGTCAATGGTTCTGTTGCCCACCGTGACGATGCGGCCAAGAACAGCGGATCCGCGCGTCGGCTATCTGACCGTCCAACAGGTCGACTACGGATCGGACGAGCTGGCGGCGGACACGCGGCGGTACATACAGCGGTGGCCACTCGTACCGACGGATCCGGAGGCGTACGCCCGCGGCGAGATCGTCGAGCCCGTGAAACCCATCACATTCTACGTCGACCCGGCCACGCCCGATCGGTGGCGGCCATTCGTTCGCGCCGGGATCGAGGACTGGCAGACCGCATTCGAGTCCGCCGGATTCAGGAACGCCATCGTCGCAAGAGATCCGTCGTCCATTGCCGACTTCGACGCAGAGGACGTGCGCTTCTCCACGGTTCGTTACGCGGCCAGTACGACGAGAAATGCGATCGGGCCGCGTGTGGTGGACCCACGGTCCGGAGAAATCATCGAGAGCGACATCATCTGGTTTCATAACCACCTTCGATCGTACCGCAACCGACTGATGGTAGAGACCGGTGCAGCGAACCCCGGTGCTCGCTCCCTTACGCAGCCGGATGAACTGATAGGCGAAACCCTTCGACAGGTGATCGCGCACGAGGTGGGGCATGCACTTGGATTCCCGCACAACATGACAGCCAGTTCGTCATTTCCTGTCGATTCCCTGCGCTCGCCGACGTTCACAAGCCGTTACGGCGTGGCCCCGAGCATCATGGACTACGCCCGCCAGAACTACATCGCGCAACCGGGTGACAACGTTACGCGGTTTGTTCGGAAGATCGGGCCGTACGATCACTACGCGGTCGAGTGGGGCTACCGGTTGCTGCCGGGTCTGGATTCCGAGGCAGAGGAGGCCGTGCTGAAGGAGTGGATCCGAGCGAGAGCCGGGGATCCGATGTACCGCTTCGCGCCCTCTCAGGGATCGGATCCCGTGGATCCGCGGACCCAGACGGAGGATATCGGAGATGACCCCGTTGCGGCAGGCACATACGCGGTGGCAAATCTCAAGCGGGTCGTCGCTCGCCTGATCAGCTGGACCGCACGGCCGGGAAGGGGATACGACGATCTGGCCGAGTTGTATTCGGAATTGCTGTCGGCATGGAGTCGATACATGCGGCATGTGCAGGCGGCGGTCGGGGGCGTGTACATGACGACGAAGACGGCCGATCAACCCGGTCCGGTCTTCGAAGTGGTCCCCCGTGCGAAGCAGCAGGCGGCTGTTCGTTTTCTGATTGAGAATGTGTTTCGGACGCCGACGTGGCTGCAGGATCGACAGATACTCAGTCGGATCGATGATGACGGTACAGTTGTTCGTATCAGCCAGCTTCAGGTCAGTCTTCTGAACAGCCTGCTCGCCGAAGGAAGACTCGGTCGTCTCGCGGAGGCGGAAATCCTGGATTCGCGGCGCGCCTACCCGCTGGACGAGTTTATGGTCGAGGTACGCCGCGGTGTCTGGTCCGAGCTCGAAGCTAGACGACCGGCGATTGACGGATATCGTCGCCGACTGCAGAGGGCGTACATCGAAAGGCTGGGCGTGTTCGTTCGTGCCGGTTCGGAAGGCGAGAAGGATGTCGACAGAGCGGAGAATGTGTTGCTGGCCAGATCTGATATTCCGGCGGTTGCTCGGGCGCAGCTCGTCGCCATCGAGCGCGAGGTGGAGCGGGCCGCGGGCCGCGCCGAAGACGATATGACGCGGCTTCATCTGGACGATGTCCGTGTTCGGCTGGCCGATCTACTTTCGCGAGACTGA
- a CDS encoding Gfo/Idh/MocA family oxidoreductase — MSTSRRTFLTKAGAAVAGLSIAPRVVASAPGRPSASDRIGLGVIGCKGMGFSNLQSFLRIPEIECRALCDVDRNVLDDRASEVEKMTGMAPELYGDFRAVLENPDIDAVIVATPDHWHCLMMAMACEAGKDVYVEKPLANSIEECHLMVRAAQKYNRVVQVGQWQRSGQHWQDAIDFVQSGQIGKVRLVKAWAYQGWMKSIPVKPDGPVPAGVDYDMWLGPAPSRPFNPNRFHFDFRWFWDYAGGLMTDWGVHLIDMAMHGMKATAPHSVIASGGKFAYPDDAAETPDTLQAVYEFDGFSMLWEHATGIDLGPYEKTHGVAFIGNLGTVVVDRGRWEVLPEPGWEDGRQVYKMRAMPVQNRRGGGGLDEHTQNFVDCMKSREQPACNTAIGSTVAVAAHMGNIAYKTGRKIYWDAATASFRNDAEANALMKASYRAPWKLPVL, encoded by the coding sequence ATGAGTACTTCCAGACGAACCTTTCTCACAAAGGCCGGAGCGGCCGTCGCGGGACTTTCAATCGCTCCACGTGTCGTCGCATCCGCACCTGGCCGTCCGTCTGCAAGTGATCGAATCGGCCTTGGCGTGATCGGTTGCAAGGGTATGGGGTTCTCGAATCTCCAGTCGTTCCTGCGAATTCCGGAAATCGAGTGCAGGGCGCTATGCGACGTCGATCGCAACGTGCTTGACGATCGAGCTTCCGAGGTCGAGAAGATGACGGGCATGGCGCCCGAGTTGTACGGTGACTTCCGCGCCGTCCTGGAGAATCCCGACATCGATGCGGTGATCGTCGCGACGCCGGATCACTGGCACTGCCTGATGATGGCCATGGCGTGCGAGGCCGGCAAGGACGTGTACGTCGAAAAGCCGCTGGCAAACTCGATCGAGGAATGCCATCTGATGGTACGTGCGGCACAGAAGTACAACCGCGTCGTGCAAGTGGGCCAGTGGCAGCGCAGCGGCCAGCACTGGCAGGACGCCATCGATTTTGTGCAGTCGGGCCAGATCGGGAAAGTGCGACTCGTGAAAGCGTGGGCCTATCAGGGTTGGATGAAGTCGATTCCTGTCAAGCCGGATGGTCCGGTTCCTGCCGGCGTCGACTATGACATGTGGCTGGGTCCCGCTCCCAGCCGGCCGTTCAATCCGAACAGATTTCATTTTGATTTCCGCTGGTTCTGGGATTACGCGGGTGGCCTTATGACCGACTGGGGCGTCCATCTCATCGACATGGCCATGCATGGCATGAAGGCGACTGCGCCGCACAGCGTGATCGCGAGTGGCGGCAAGTTTGCCTATCCGGACGATGCCGCGGAAACACCCGACACGCTGCAGGCCGTTTACGAGTTTGACGGATTCTCCATGCTCTGGGAGCATGCCACAGGTATTGATCTTGGCCCGTATGAGAAGACTCACGGCGTCGCCTTCATCGGAAACCTCGGTACTGTCGTGGTGGATCGCGGACGTTGGGAGGTGCTGCCCGAGCCCGGTTGGGAAGATGGCCGGCAGGTCTACAAGATGCGAGCAATGCCGGTCCAGAATCGAAGAGGAGGCGGAGGGCTGGACGAGCATACTCAGAACTTTGTTGACTGCATGAAGAGCCGCGAACAGCCGGCGTGCAACACGGCAATCGGAAGTACGGTGGCTGTGGCGGCCCACATGGGGAACATCGCGTACAAGACAGGCCGCAAGATCTACTGGGACGCTGCCACTGCCTCGTTCAGAAATGACGCGGAAGCCAACGCTTTGATGAAGGCGTCCTATCGAGCACCGTGGAAGCTGCCGGTGCTCTGA